From Halosolutus amylolyticus, a single genomic window includes:
- a CDS encoding sister chromatid cohesion protein PDS5 yields the protein MNTPGDNSSDPTRGEQDGEIEVTVGIDRLESFLSADDPEVREYAARTLATEAAERPADVCSAVEALTDRLDDDPAIRSHAAAALSTVAASHPREVRDSVDALTERLEGSTAVRADAADALASIADDHPHSVTDSTAALAAYVTADEEAVRVRTTDALAAIATAHPDTVAPVVDEVAAATDDETVAVRENATAILAAVGEARPDDVLDATSQLVDRLADEPAIRSNAMGALEAVAVETPSAVATAADHVAARLADDRYEVRVDAGSALAAIAGERPDALREVVDPLAASLADDREVRRETVGALRDVAETAPADVVPAVDALVDRLGDSLPGVRTDAAATLASVAAATPVAVVDAVEPLAGLLDLDEPAAVDGTNDADESPAVRTHAVTAIAAVADDHPGAVESVVGDLAGVLDDADETVRHEAARAIAAVAEETPGCVRPVVSELADRLDDPHEPVRHHAATALGAVALDGPDDRPDVPTLVDRLEEGDEWVRGYAARALAEVAQSRTSRPHPAIRSLRRRVDDESPAVRRAATRDLASVAAEKPRAARPAVEPLADRLADDDASVRNNAAIALRTIAATYPDDVRDVLATLFGALDDPDRSVRETTRETLAAIAPASGRDRRPAFTLAVEETNAADETVRIAACEALSVLGLTTPAEVEAGVGALCDLLVDSTPAVRAAALETLEAYLSADFDLDPTPMAAVLDVVDERDERATAVAAGIADLARTDSTLVASAAKPLLERLTDAPDDTRRELIRALASIVAETDRRPVTELLLDGIESGNSRAIAAEIARLAAAEPDDVASRTDDLVALLDADDEAVRGYTTLALGTLSTTGHDGGSALGDALDRVDDRLLDAASLVAGGETPSHTDAINKQLSGLGRRLDNDPWAGGLAVLGLSVLADESDTLRPTGVSKIADGLAVDSAIVRTTAARVLATMAADDPAGFDDAIPSLVDALADPDCAVRANAAGALAELAGADELEAGSTLPAELRSCLTDPNARVRMRAIRTLGAIDALSVRPEIRALTDDPVPSVSTAAAKTVERLESRRPLEAPSETVDPDWRMARGGPDGTGHVRSGEALEERPSEQWRVEIDAAIEASPALVGDTIFVTRTDGTTAALALEDGSERWAFETESPIRTAPAVVDECVYVGADDGAVYALDAETGERAWRYQTDEPVRTSPIVVDGTVYAASDALHAIDAETGQPDWTADLDGAVTGLAVAVGAVFAGCGDRVIAVETDAGDRRWETELEDGVSTAPVVADGTVYVASGGRLVALAAADGEERFRFETGGRLRAAPTVADGTVFVASADHSLYAVDAAAGTERWRVAVGAAATAPVVIDDHVCLGTDEDRIHAIATDDGTERWHHDPVGDGLTAIAVASGRLCTVDEDGIAAVGDATSSWKDRMDPISGLFTRFGNGT from the coding sequence ATGAATACACCAGGTGACAATTCCAGCGACCCGACACGGGGCGAACAGGACGGCGAAATCGAAGTGACGGTCGGCATCGATCGGCTCGAATCGTTTCTCTCGGCCGACGACCCCGAGGTCAGGGAGTACGCGGCCCGAACGCTCGCGACGGAAGCGGCGGAGCGACCCGCGGACGTCTGTTCCGCGGTCGAGGCGCTGACCGATCGGCTCGACGACGACCCGGCGATCAGGTCCCACGCGGCGGCCGCGCTGTCGACCGTCGCGGCGTCCCATCCCCGTGAGGTACGGGATTCCGTCGACGCCCTGACGGAACGGCTCGAGGGCTCGACCGCCGTCCGGGCCGACGCGGCCGACGCGCTCGCGTCGATCGCCGACGATCATCCGCATTCGGTCACCGACTCCACGGCGGCGCTCGCGGCCTACGTGACCGCCGACGAGGAAGCGGTTCGGGTCCGAACGACGGACGCCCTCGCCGCGATCGCCACGGCCCATCCGGACACCGTCGCCCCGGTCGTCGACGAGGTCGCCGCCGCGACCGACGACGAGACGGTCGCCGTCCGCGAGAACGCGACCGCCATCCTCGCGGCCGTCGGCGAGGCCCGCCCGGACGACGTGCTCGACGCGACCAGCCAGCTCGTCGATCGACTCGCGGACGAACCCGCGATCCGATCGAACGCGATGGGCGCGCTCGAGGCCGTCGCCGTCGAGACGCCGTCGGCGGTCGCGACGGCGGCCGATCACGTCGCGGCACGGCTCGCGGACGATCGGTACGAGGTCCGGGTCGACGCGGGGTCGGCGCTCGCCGCGATCGCCGGCGAACGGCCGGACGCCCTCCGCGAGGTCGTCGATCCGCTCGCGGCGAGCCTGGCCGACGATCGCGAGGTTCGCCGCGAGACCGTCGGGGCGCTACGGGACGTCGCCGAGACCGCACCAGCGGACGTCGTCCCGGCAGTCGACGCGCTCGTCGATCGGCTCGGGGACTCGCTTCCGGGAGTCCGGACCGACGCCGCGGCGACGCTCGCGTCGGTCGCGGCGGCAACTCCCGTAGCCGTCGTGGACGCCGTCGAACCGCTCGCGGGCCTGCTCGACCTCGACGAACCGGCGGCCGTCGACGGGACGAACGACGCTGACGAGAGCCCCGCGGTTCGGACCCACGCCGTGACGGCGATCGCCGCCGTCGCGGACGACCACCCGGGCGCGGTCGAGTCGGTCGTCGGCGACCTCGCGGGCGTGCTCGACGACGCGGACGAGACGGTCCGACACGAGGCCGCCCGCGCCATCGCGGCCGTCGCCGAGGAGACGCCGGGGTGTGTCCGCCCGGTCGTCTCGGAACTGGCCGATCGTCTCGACGATCCACACGAACCGGTTCGCCACCACGCGGCGACGGCCCTGGGGGCCGTCGCGCTCGACGGCCCGGACGATCGACCGGACGTCCCCACGCTCGTCGATCGGCTCGAAGAGGGCGACGAGTGGGTCCGGGGGTACGCCGCCCGCGCGCTAGCCGAGGTCGCCCAGTCGCGAACGTCGCGGCCCCATCCCGCAATCCGGTCGCTTCGCCGACGGGTCGACGACGAGTCGCCGGCGGTTCGCCGAGCGGCGACGCGGGACCTCGCGAGCGTCGCCGCCGAGAAGCCCCGCGCCGCCCGTCCGGCCGTCGAACCGCTGGCAGACCGCCTCGCTGACGACGACGCGAGCGTCCGGAACAACGCCGCGATCGCGCTCCGGACGATCGCCGCGACCTATCCGGACGACGTCCGCGACGTGCTGGCGACGCTGTTCGGCGCGCTCGACGATCCCGACCGGAGCGTCAGGGAGACGACCCGCGAGACCCTCGCCGCGATCGCCCCGGCCTCGGGACGCGATCGGCGACCGGCGTTCACGCTCGCGGTCGAGGAGACGAACGCGGCCGACGAGACGGTCCGCATCGCCGCCTGCGAGGCCCTGTCGGTCCTCGGACTGACGACGCCGGCGGAGGTCGAGGCCGGCGTCGGCGCGCTCTGTGATCTGCTCGTCGACTCGACGCCCGCAGTCCGGGCCGCGGCGCTCGAAACGCTCGAAGCGTACCTCTCGGCCGACTTCGACCTCGATCCGACGCCGATGGCCGCAGTCCTCGACGTCGTGGACGAACGAGACGAACGGGCCACCGCGGTCGCCGCGGGTATCGCGGACCTCGCCAGAACGGACTCGACGCTCGTCGCGTCCGCAGCGAAACCGTTGCTCGAGCGACTCACCGACGCGCCGGACGACACGCGCCGGGAACTGATACGAGCACTCGCGAGCATCGTCGCGGAGACCGATCGGCGACCGGTCACCGAACTCCTGCTGGACGGCATCGAGTCGGGGAACTCGAGGGCGATCGCCGCCGAAATCGCGCGGCTCGCGGCGGCCGAACCCGACGACGTGGCGTCGCGGACGGACGACCTGGTGGCGTTGCTCGACGCCGACGACGAGGCGGTCCGCGGCTACACGACGCTCGCGCTCGGGACGCTCTCGACGACCGGCCACGACGGCGGATCGGCGCTCGGCGACGCACTCGATCGGGTCGACGATCGACTGCTCGACGCCGCCTCGCTCGTCGCGGGCGGCGAGACGCCGTCCCACACCGACGCGATCAACAAGCAGCTATCGGGGCTCGGCCGCCGCCTCGACAACGATCCGTGGGCGGGCGGCCTCGCCGTCCTCGGGCTCTCGGTGCTGGCCGACGAGTCCGACACGCTCCGACCGACCGGCGTCTCGAAGATCGCGGACGGACTCGCCGTCGACAGCGCGATCGTCCGGACGACGGCCGCGCGCGTCCTCGCGACGATGGCCGCCGACGATCCGGCCGGGTTCGACGACGCGATTCCGTCACTCGTCGACGCGCTCGCGGATCCGGACTGTGCAGTCCGGGCGAACGCCGCCGGTGCACTCGCCGAACTGGCCGGTGCGGACGAACTCGAGGCCGGATCGACCCTGCCGGCGGAACTCCGATCGTGCCTGACCGATCCCAACGCCCGCGTGCGGATGCGAGCGATCCGGACGCTCGGAGCGATCGACGCCCTGTCGGTGCGTCCCGAGATCCGGGCGCTGACCGACGATCCGGTCCCGAGCGTCTCGACTGCCGCGGCCAAGACCGTGGAGCGACTGGAGTCGCGCCGACCCCTCGAAGCACCGTCCGAGACGGTCGACCCCGACTGGCGGATGGCCCGCGGCGGCCCGGACGGGACCGGCCACGTCCGATCGGGCGAGGCCCTCGAGGAGCGGCCGAGCGAACAGTGGCGCGTCGAGATCGACGCGGCGATCGAGGCCTCGCCGGCGCTGGTGGGCGACACGATCTTCGTCACCCGCACGGACGGAACCACCGCCGCGCTGGCCCTCGAGGACGGGAGCGAGCGCTGGGCGTTCGAGACGGAGAGCCCGATCCGGACCGCTCCCGCAGTGGTCGACGAATGCGTCTACGTCGGGGCCGACGACGGCGCGGTCTACGCGCTCGACGCCGAGACCGGCGAGCGCGCGTGGCGCTACCAGACCGACGAACCCGTTCGGACGTCGCCGATCGTGGTCGACGGCACGGTCTACGCCGCCAGCGACGCGCTCCACGCGATCGACGCCGAAACCGGCCAACCCGACTGGACGGCCGATCTCGACGGGGCGGTCACCGGACTCGCGGTCGCCGTCGGGGCGGTCTTCGCCGGCTGTGGCGATCGGGTGATCGCCGTCGAGACAGACGCGGGCGATCGCCGCTGGGAGACGGAACTCGAAGACGGCGTCAGTACCGCGCCCGTCGTCGCGGACGGCACGGTCTACGTCGCCAGTGGCGGACGGCTCGTGGCACTGGCCGCGGCGGACGGCGAGGAACGGTTCCGGTTCGAAACCGGCGGCCGACTCAGGGCCGCACCGACCGTCGCCGACGGCACCGTCTTCGTCGCGAGTGCCGACCACAGCCTCTACGCCGTCGACGCCGCGGCGGGCACCGAACGCTGGCGCGTCGCCGTCGGTGCCGCGGCGACGGCCCCCGTCGTCATCGACGACCACGTCTGTCTGGGCACCGACGAGGACCGCATTCACGCGATCGCGACCGACGACGGTACCGAGCGGTGGCACCACGACCCGGTCGGCGACGGTCTGACCGCGATCGCCGTCGCGAGCGGCCGACTCTGTACCGTCGACGAGGACGGGATCGCCGCCGTCGGCGACGCGACGTCCTCGTGGAAAGACCGGATGGATCCGATCTCCGGGCTGTTCACCCGGTTCGGGAACGGCACGTAG
- a CDS encoding DNA topoisomerase I: protein MELIITEKDNAARRIADILSGGTFDSSRENGVNVYEWGGKRCVGLSGHVVGVDFPPEYSDWRDVEPVELIDASVEKTPTKENIVATLRILARKAERVTIATDYDREGELIGKEAYEIVRDVNEDVPIRRVRFSSITENEVQNAFDEPDDLDFDLAAAGEARQIIDLVWGAALTRFLSLSAGQLGNDFISVGRVQSPTLKLIVDREREIQAFDPEDYWELFADLAKNGTTFEAQYFYRDEDDNEAERVWEEAVADEVYETLADRDAATVVDVNRRTRTDTPPTPFNTTQFIRAASAIGYSAQRAMSIAEDLYTAGYITYPRTDNTVYPDDLDPEELLDDFVGHATLGESAESLLEADEIVPTEGDEETTDHPPIHPTGEIPSRGDVSDDEWEIFELVVRRFFATVADAAVWEHLKVVTEVDDYRLKSNGKRLVEPGYHDVYPYFNTSENFVPDVDEGEELAIDDVELEEKQTQPPRRYGQSRLIETMEDLGLGTKSTRHNTLEKLYDRGYIESDPPRPTKLAMAVVDAAENYADRVVSEEMTAQLEADMDAIASGEATLNDVTDESREMLEEIFANLADSREEIGDHLRKSLKDDKRLGPCPECGEDLLVRQSRHGSYFVGCDGYPDCEFTLPLPSTGKPLILDSECEEHGLNEVKMLAGRQTFVHGCPLCKAEDAGEGPILGECPECGDEHGGELAVKTLQSGSRLVGCTRYPDCEYSLPLPRRGEIEVTDEYCDDHDLPELVIHNGDEPWELGCPICNYQEFQARESDTGSDLEALDGIGAKTVEKLADAGIESIDDLTESDPDTVADDVEGVSADRIRDWQAKA from the coding sequence GTGGAACTGATAATCACGGAGAAGGACAACGCCGCGCGGCGGATCGCCGACATCCTGTCCGGCGGCACGTTCGACTCGAGTCGCGAGAACGGCGTCAACGTCTACGAGTGGGGCGGCAAGCGCTGCGTCGGGCTCTCGGGCCACGTCGTCGGCGTTGACTTTCCGCCGGAGTACTCGGACTGGCGCGACGTCGAACCCGTCGAACTGATCGACGCGAGCGTCGAGAAGACCCCCACGAAGGAGAACATCGTCGCCACGCTCCGGATCCTCGCCCGCAAGGCCGAGCGCGTGACGATCGCGACGGACTACGATCGCGAAGGCGAACTCATCGGGAAAGAGGCCTACGAGATCGTCCGCGACGTCAACGAGGACGTCCCGATCCGTCGCGTACGGTTCTCCTCGATCACCGAGAACGAGGTACAGAACGCGTTCGACGAACCCGACGACCTCGACTTCGACCTGGCCGCCGCCGGCGAGGCCCGCCAGATCATCGACCTGGTCTGGGGCGCGGCGCTCACCCGCTTCCTCTCGCTGTCGGCGGGTCAACTGGGCAACGACTTCATCTCCGTCGGCCGGGTGCAGTCGCCGACGCTCAAACTCATCGTCGATCGGGAACGCGAGATCCAGGCGTTCGATCCGGAGGACTACTGGGAGCTGTTCGCGGACCTGGCCAAGAACGGGACCACCTTCGAGGCACAGTACTTCTACCGCGACGAGGACGACAACGAGGCCGAGCGCGTCTGGGAGGAGGCCGTCGCCGACGAGGTCTACGAGACCCTCGCCGATCGCGACGCCGCGACCGTCGTCGACGTCAACCGCCGGACGCGGACGGACACGCCGCCGACCCCGTTCAACACGACCCAGTTCATCCGCGCGGCCAGCGCGATCGGCTACTCCGCCCAGCGGGCGATGTCGATCGCCGAGGACCTCTACACCGCGGGCTACATCACGTACCCGCGGACGGACAACACCGTCTACCCCGACGACCTCGATCCCGAGGAGTTGCTCGACGACTTCGTCGGCCACGCGACGCTGGGCGAGTCCGCGGAGAGCCTGCTGGAGGCCGACGAGATCGTCCCCACGGAGGGCGACGAGGAGACGACCGACCACCCGCCGATCCACCCGACGGGCGAGATCCCCTCCCGCGGCGACGTGAGCGACGACGAGTGGGAGATCTTCGAACTCGTCGTCCGGCGGTTCTTCGCGACCGTCGCCGACGCCGCCGTCTGGGAACACCTCAAGGTCGTCACCGAGGTCGACGACTACCGACTCAAGTCCAACGGGAAACGGCTCGTCGAACCCGGTTACCACGACGTCTACCCGTACTTCAACACCAGCGAGAACTTCGTCCCCGACGTCGACGAGGGCGAGGAACTGGCGATCGACGACGTCGAACTCGAGGAGAAACAGACCCAGCCGCCGCGCCGCTACGGCCAGTCGCGGCTGATCGAGACCATGGAGGATCTGGGCCTGGGAACGAAGTCGACGAGACACAATACGCTCGAGAAACTGTACGATCGCGGCTACATCGAGAGCGATCCGCCGCGCCCGACGAAACTCGCGATGGCGGTCGTCGACGCCGCCGAGAACTACGCTGATCGGGTCGTCAGCGAGGAGATGACCGCCCAACTGGAGGCGGACATGGACGCGATCGCGAGCGGCGAGGCGACGCTCAACGACGTCACGGACGAGTCCCGGGAGATGCTCGAGGAGATCTTCGCCAACCTCGCGGACTCGCGAGAGGAGATCGGCGATCACCTGCGGAAGTCGCTGAAAGACGACAAGCGACTGGGCCCCTGTCCCGAGTGCGGCGAGGACCTGCTCGTCCGGCAGAGCCGCCACGGCTCGTACTTCGTCGGCTGTGACGGCTACCCCGACTGCGAGTTTACGCTTCCGTTGCCCTCGACGGGCAAGCCGCTGATCCTCGATAGCGAGTGCGAGGAGCACGGGCTGAACGAGGTGAAGATGCTGGCCGGCCGCCAGACGTTCGTCCACGGCTGTCCGCTGTGCAAGGCCGAGGACGCCGGCGAGGGGCCGATTCTGGGCGAGTGTCCGGAGTGCGGAGACGAACACGGCGGCGAACTGGCAGTCAAAACCCTCCAGAGCGGGTCCCGACTGGTGGGCTGTACGCGCTACCCCGACTGCGAGTACTCGCTGCCCCTCCCGCGACGCGGCGAGATCGAGGTCACCGACGAGTACTGCGACGACCACGACCTGCCCGAACTGGTGATCCACAACGGGGACGAGCCCTGGGAACTGGGCTGTCCGATCTGTAACTACCAGGAGTTCCAGGCCCGCGAGAGCGACACCGGGTCGGACCTCGAGGCGCTCGACGGGATCGGCGCGAAAACCGTCGAAAAACTCGCCGACGCGGGTATCGAGAGCATCGACGACCTGACCGAGAGCGATCCCGATACCGTCGCGGACGACGTGGAGGGCGTCAGCGCCGATCGGATCCGCGACTGGCAGGCGAAGGCGTAG
- a CDS encoding class I SAM-dependent methyltransferase, whose product MTDDRERWNEKYRDVDFDLPDDPIPALERRIETLPEGRALDVATGTGRNAVFLAEHGYAVDAIDVSDEALAQARERAAAHDVDASIDWHRTDVADFEFGSERYDLVTVSFFAGLDVLPDLKEALGPGGVLVYEHHLRTTDPVDVGPSSDRHRYRSNDLLRACLDLTVLSYEERRRPLSGGHAAVATLVARHSTGGVQSYPMLADRPHEDA is encoded by the coding sequence GTGACGGACGATCGCGAGCGGTGGAACGAGAAGTACAGGGACGTCGACTTCGACCTCCCCGACGATCCGATCCCGGCTCTCGAGCGCCGGATCGAGACGCTCCCCGAGGGGCGAGCCCTCGACGTCGCGACCGGGACCGGACGTAACGCCGTCTTCCTCGCCGAGCACGGCTACGCGGTCGACGCGATCGACGTCTCCGACGAGGCCCTCGCGCAGGCACGGGAGCGGGCCGCGGCCCACGACGTCGACGCGTCGATCGACTGGCACCGGACTGACGTCGCCGACTTCGAGTTCGGGTCGGAGCGGTACGACCTCGTGACGGTGAGTTTCTTCGCGGGACTGGACGTGCTCCCGGACCTGAAAGAGGCGCTCGGGCCGGGCGGCGTCCTCGTCTACGAGCACCACCTGCGCACGACCGATCCCGTCGACGTGGGCCCGTCGAGCGATCGCCACCGGTACCGATCGAACGACCTGCTCCGCGCGTGCCTGGACCTGACCGTGCTCTCCTACGAGGAGCGACGGCGACCGCTGTCGGGCGGGCACGCGGCGGTCGCAACACTGGTCGCGCGACACTCCACCGGTGGGGTGCAGTCGTACCCGATGCTCGCCGATCGGCCGCACGAGGACGCGTAA
- a CDS encoding TlpA family protein disulfide reductase produces the protein MRRRDLLAGIGSVGMLGGSIALLRNGMPDVGGDGGPTPADDDVSDGPVEVETIDARGSEAGTVAVPADRVTVVSFFVTGCGQCQAHMPHLAEARQELREDYGSDVRFLSVTYQSLGKMPPDELRDWWTAHDGNWAVGYDPDSTLAASYGVVGYPVTVVVDADGENRWQEKGIVDPETIVEAAEPVLDARRAAPTGNETADDESTSTA, from the coding sequence GTGAGACGCCGGGACCTCCTGGCCGGAATCGGGAGTGTCGGCATGCTCGGCGGAAGCATTGCGCTCCTTCGAAACGGGATGCCCGACGTCGGCGGCGACGGCGGACCCACGCCTGCAGACGACGACGTGTCCGATGGCCCCGTCGAGGTCGAGACGATCGACGCCCGCGGGAGCGAGGCCGGGACGGTCGCGGTGCCGGCCGATCGGGTCACGGTCGTCAGCTTCTTCGTCACGGGCTGTGGCCAGTGTCAGGCGCATATGCCCCACCTCGCCGAGGCTCGCCAGGAACTCCGGGAGGACTACGGCTCCGACGTCCGGTTCCTGTCGGTCACCTACCAGTCGCTCGGCAAGATGCCGCCCGACGAACTCCGGGACTGGTGGACGGCCCACGACGGCAACTGGGCGGTCGGCTACGACCCGGACTCGACGCTCGCGGCGTCGTACGGCGTCGTCGGCTACCCCGTCACGGTCGTGGTCGACGCGGACGGCGAGAACCGGTGGCAGGAGAAGGGAATCGTCGATCCCGAGACGATCGTCGAGGCCGCTGAACCCGTGCTGGACGCACGACGGGCGGCACCGACCGGGAACGAGACGGCCGACGACGAGTCGACGTCGACCGCCTGA